GCCATCTAGCTCGGTTAACAACTGCCCCACCACCCGATCGCTGACACCAGAATCCCCGTTAAATTTGCCACGGGCCGGAGCCAGGGTATCGATTTCGTCAATAAATACGACACAGGGGGATGCTTGCCGTGCTTTGGTAAACAAATCGCGCACTTCCTGCTCGGCAGCTCCCACCCAACGGCTGAGCAATTCTGGGCCATTGACCGCAATAAAATTTGCCCGTGCTTGGGACGCGACTGCTTTGGCTAGCAACGTTTTACCCGTACCCGGTGGCCCCCACAGCAGCAGCCCGCGCGGAGCCTTGGCCCCCGTTTGTTGATAGAGCTCTGGGTAAAGCAAAGCCCCTTCCACCGATTCCTGAAGGGTTTTCTTGATTTCCTCCAGACCGCCAATTTGCTCCCAGGAGACGTTGGGCGATTCCACTTCCACCGATCGCAGAACCGAGGGCTTAATCTCTTTTAACGCTTCCAGAAAGTCTGTTTGCTCTAGGGTCAACGTATCGGGTACGGCGGCTTGTAGGGAGGGCACTTGGCGACGCAGGGCAAGATAGGCAGCTTTTTGGCAGACGGCTTTTAAATCAGCCCCCACCATTCCGACGCAGAGATCGGCGATCGCGTCCAAATCCACCGATTCAGCTAAGGGCATCGATCGGGTTTGAATGGCCAAAATTTCCAAGCGTCCGGCTCGATCGGGCACTCGGTACTGAATTTCCCGATCGAAGCGACCGGGACGCCGTAGGGCCGGATCGAGATGATCGGGGCGATTGGTCGCCGCGAGGACAATCACCCCCGTCGTTTTGGCAAACCCATCCATCAGAGTGAGTAGCTGCGCCACGACCCGTTTTTCCACCTCCCCTTCCACCTTGCTGCGATCGGGGGCAAGGCTATCAATTTCATCAATGAACACAATACAGGGAGCCGCTTTCGCTGCTTTTTCAAAGACCGTTCGTAGGCGCGTTTCCGCCTCGCCGTAGAACTTGCCCATCACCTCCGGCCCTGCGATCGCAATGTAATTCACCCCCAATGCC
This genomic interval from Alkalinema sp. FACHB-956 contains the following:
- a CDS encoding AAA family ATPase; translation: MSDLFKGFEQLLELAKALEDKIDSGEIKTDVQISSRRLSSIPRRTASNAGIGVSRLQTDAPTPSSDPDVVIITHPPSNPAAPPADSTPTSSPQPAPSLQDVGGLGETLRELRELVELPLKRPELLAKLGLEPPKGVLLVGPPGTGKTLTARLLAEALGVNYIAIAGPEVMGKFYGEAETRLRTVFEKAAKAAPCIVFIDEIDSLAPDRSKVEGEVEKRVVAQLLTLMDGFAKTTGVIVLAATNRPDHLDPALRRPGRFDREIQYRVPDRAGRLEILAIQTRSMPLAESVDLDAIADLCVGMVGADLKAVCQKAAYLALRRQVPSLQAAVPDTLTLEQTDFLEALKEIKPSVLRSVEVESPNVSWEQIGGLEEIKKTLQESVEGALLYPELYQQTGAKAPRGLLLWGPPGTGKTLLAKAVASQARANFIAVNGPELLSRWVGAAEQEVRDLFTKARQASPCVVFIDEIDTLAPARGKFNGDSGVSDRVVGQLLTELDGLQDAGTVLLIGATNRPDALDAALLRAGRLDLQIKVDLPDQASRLAILQVHNADRPLEAVDLVNLAVQTEGWNGADLALLSNQAALQSIRRYRAQGQTDPSALRITPEDFETAYQVLANQKTVES